A genomic segment from Chitinophaga flava encodes:
- the pdxR gene encoding MocR-like pyridoxine biosynthesis transcription factor PdxR, which produces MLPFKTLIVIDRNSRQPLYLQIANRFVGLIREGVLKPGLLLPSSRVLALQLELHRKTIVAAYEELVSQDWVTAIPRKGIMVASNLPVIRPRSFQTPSSPYGQGPAFSFGSIPTVALSRHETAPPGQLIINDGFPDVREAPLEAWVKESRAIIQSPRYHQLLTYGTPAGSNALRRQLIGYLTNTRGLSITPDNLMVTRGAQMAIYLAAAMLIKKGDYVIVGSPNYFFADLCFEQLGARLLRVPVDEDGIDVEAIEQLCRKHKVRMLYVVPHHHHPTTVTLSAERRMKLLHIIRTYRLAVLEDDYDFDFHYSSAPILPLASGDHGGNVIYVGSFTKSLGLSVRIGFMVAPAAFLAETARLRQLMDLRGDNLSEETLAALLADGTIERHLKKSGRLYHERRDQLAHLLRMKLGNKVQFTEPAGGMAIWVTFDPRFPLSVISGKAAAMGLRITGGEHYFYGTTPANALRFGFASLNHKELNKAVGILEKITVSFAGNSENIKFDTKKDQWKN; this is translated from the coding sequence ATGCTTCCTTTTAAAACGCTGATTGTCATAGATCGTAATTCCCGTCAGCCGCTATACCTGCAGATCGCTAACCGGTTTGTAGGGCTGATACGGGAAGGGGTGCTGAAACCGGGACTGCTGTTGCCTTCCAGCCGCGTACTGGCGTTACAGTTAGAACTGCATCGAAAAACGATCGTTGCCGCCTATGAAGAACTGGTAAGTCAGGACTGGGTCACCGCCATTCCCCGCAAAGGCATTATGGTGGCCAGTAACCTGCCGGTGATCCGGCCACGTTCCTTTCAGACACCTTCTTCTCCATATGGGCAAGGGCCCGCATTTTCCTTTGGTAGCATACCAACGGTAGCTCTTTCACGGCATGAAACGGCCCCGCCGGGTCAGCTGATCATCAACGATGGTTTTCCGGATGTGCGGGAAGCCCCGCTGGAAGCCTGGGTAAAGGAAAGCCGTGCTATTATTCAGAGCCCCCGTTATCATCAGCTGCTGACTTATGGTACTCCCGCCGGCAGCAATGCACTGCGACGTCAGTTGATCGGTTATCTTACAAATACAAGAGGACTTTCCATCACACCAGACAACCTGATGGTGACACGGGGTGCACAGATGGCGATCTATCTCGCCGCCGCAATGCTGATCAAAAAAGGAGACTATGTCATTGTGGGAAGCCCTAATTATTTCTTTGCAGACCTTTGTTTTGAGCAGCTGGGAGCCCGATTGCTGCGGGTACCAGTAGATGAAGATGGCATTGATGTGGAAGCCATAGAACAACTTTGCCGCAAACACAAGGTGCGTATGCTGTACGTAGTACCGCACCATCATCATCCTACTACTGTTACGCTGAGTGCAGAACGCAGAATGAAGCTGCTGCATATCATCCGTACCTATCGCCTGGCAGTGCTGGAAGACGATTACGATTTTGATTTTCACTACAGCTCGGCACCTATCTTACCACTGGCCAGCGGTGATCACGGAGGGAATGTGATCTATGTGGGTTCTTTTACCAAGTCGCTGGGATTATCGGTCCGTATTGGTTTTATGGTGGCACCGGCGGCTTTCCTGGCTGAAACAGCCAGGCTAAGGCAGCTCATGGACCTGAGAGGGGATAACCTCTCAGAGGAAACACTGGCGGCCCTGCTGGCTGATGGCACTATCGAAAGGCATCTGAAAAAATCCGGCAGGCTGTATCATGAAAGGCGTGATCAGCTCGCTCATCTCCTGAGAATGAAACTGGGCAACAAGGTACAGTTTACTGAGCCTGCAGGCGGAATGGCCATCTGGGTAACATTTGATCCGCGTTTTCCTTTGTCGGTCATATCCGGAAAAGCTGCTGCTATGGGCCTGCGCATCACCGGTGGTGAACATTACTTTTACGGCACTACGCCTGCCAATGCGTTACGGTTTGGGTTTGCGTCGCTCAATCATAAAGAGCTTAACAAAGCTGTGGGTATCCTGGAGAAGATCACAGTATCCTTTGCAGGAAACAGTGAAAACATTAAGTTTGACACAAAAAAAGACCAATGGAAGAATTAA
- a CDS encoding carboxymuconolactone decarboxylase family protein gives MKHVQPAAFSAMMAMEKYVVSTDIDPLHKELIRVRASQLNGCAYCLDIHAQDARKLGETEQRLYLLSAWRESPQFTDAERIILAMTEEVTLIHQGGLTDGTYEKAVTHFGLEVTAQLIMNIITINAWNRIGISSRRIPGEHHQIHKTDANS, from the coding sequence ATGAAACATGTGCAGCCGGCGGCATTCAGCGCTATGATGGCCATGGAAAAATATGTTGTTTCCACGGATATAGACCCGTTGCATAAAGAGCTGATCAGGGTACGGGCCTCGCAGCTCAACGGCTGCGCCTATTGCCTCGACATCCATGCACAGGACGCCCGCAAGCTGGGTGAAACAGAACAGCGGCTTTATCTGCTGAGTGCCTGGCGGGAATCGCCGCAGTTTACCGATGCAGAAAGAATCATCCTGGCTATGACCGAAGAGGTGACATTAATTCATCAGGGAGGGCTTACAGATGGAACTTATGAAAAAGCGGTAACACACTTTGGCCTGGAAGTCACCGCCCAGCTTATTATGAACATTATCACCATTAATGCCTGGAACCGTATCGGTATTTCTTCCCGGCGGATACCTGGCGAACATCATCAAATACACAAAACAGATGCGAACAGTTAA
- a CDS encoding protein-L-isoaspartate(D-aspartate) O-methyltransferase, whose translation MRRYEDTYKQKGLRKQLVDSIRQKGITDENVLAAINNIPRHFFLDTAFESIAYDDRAFPIGEGQTISQPYTVAYQTQLLEPRPYEKILEIGTGSGYQACVLAELKMNVFSIERQKRLFDQVKAFPFKSKYPNLRLFYGDGYEGLPSYAPFDKVLVTAAAPHIPEKLLQQLKIGGKMVIPVGGQEVQRMLRITKVSDTETEQELFDNFSFVPMLAGKQ comes from the coding sequence ATGAGGCGGTATGAAGATACTTATAAACAAAAAGGATTACGCAAACAGCTAGTTGATAGTATCCGTCAGAAAGGTATTACAGATGAAAATGTGTTGGCGGCTATTAATAACATCCCCCGGCACTTCTTCCTTGATACGGCTTTCGAGAGCATTGCATATGATGACAGAGCCTTCCCTATCGGAGAAGGACAAACGATTTCACAGCCTTATACGGTGGCCTATCAAACCCAGCTGCTTGAACCCAGGCCGTACGAGAAAATACTGGAAATTGGTACGGGCAGTGGCTACCAGGCCTGTGTCCTGGCAGAGCTGAAGATGAACGTGTTTTCCATCGAACGCCAGAAACGGCTGTTCGACCAGGTGAAAGCCTTTCCTTTCAAAAGTAAATATCCCAACCTGCGCCTCTTCTATGGCGATGGCTATGAAGGACTGCCTTCCTATGCGCCTTTCGATAAGGTGCTGGTGACTGCCGCCGCTCCGCATATCCCCGAAAAGCTGTTACAACAGCTGAAAATCGGAGGTAAAATGGTGATCCCTGTGGGAGGCCAGGAAGTACAACGGATGCTGCGCATCACCAAAGTAAGCGACACTGAAACTGAACAGGAACTGTTTGATAACTTTTCCTTTGTGCCGATGCTCGCGGGCAAACAGTAA
- a CDS encoding DUF445 domain-containing protein, translating into MCIIFIPIITAFLGWLINTIAVNILFTRILPAKKQELAKKLGAFAGNQLFSFETIKTKLTDPEKIKSIIPLVEAHLDTFLREKLPKAMPVLSMFIGDSIVNQIKSHLVAELDTLFPVMINQYLNNVEKDLDLEKIVSEKISSISSEQLQTISQQFLHREMRMFKLLGAFTGLVSGIVAVAAMCCR; encoded by the coding sequence ATGTGTATCATCTTTATTCCCATTATAACTGCTTTCCTGGGTTGGCTCATAAATACAATCGCTGTTAATATTCTTTTCACCCGTATCCTGCCTGCCAAAAAACAGGAACTGGCCAAAAAACTGGGCGCCTTCGCCGGCAATCAGCTTTTTTCCTTCGAAACCATCAAAACCAAACTCACTGACCCCGAAAAAATCAAAAGCATCATTCCCTTAGTGGAAGCACACCTCGATACCTTCCTCCGGGAAAAACTGCCCAAAGCCATGCCCGTACTATCCATGTTCATCGGCGACAGCATCGTGAACCAGATCAAATCACACCTGGTAGCCGAACTGGATACCCTCTTCCCGGTCATGATTAACCAATACCTGAATAACGTAGAAAAAGATCTCGACCTCGAAAAAATAGTGTCTGAGAAAATAAGCAGCATTTCCTCCGAACAACTGCAAACCATCAGTCAGCAGTTCCTGCACCGCGAAATGCGCATGTTTAAGCTCCTGGGAGCCTTTACAGGACTCGTTAGCGGCATTGTAGCAGTTGCTGCTATGTGTTGCCGCTAA
- a CDS encoding GNAT family N-acetyltransferase — protein sequence MRTVKIALTDEAILACRDVILTLRPHVDPEQLLTQIREMQQEGYRLLYLTADEDPARVVAFAGYRHKHTLHSGRFIYIDDLATLPEYRAKGYASLLLYHIREIAREEGFSAVTLDSGHGLWPAHRLYHEQGFYISAHHFTQKIS from the coding sequence ATGCGAACAGTTAAAATAGCGTTGACAGACGAAGCGATACTGGCCTGCAGGGATGTGATCCTGACATTGCGGCCACATGTAGATCCGGAGCAACTATTGACACAGATCAGGGAGATGCAGCAGGAAGGATACCGGTTATTGTATCTGACTGCAGATGAAGATCCTGCCCGGGTTGTGGCTTTTGCGGGTTACCGGCACAAACATACTCTTCATAGTGGCAGGTTTATCTATATCGATGATCTGGCCACTTTACCGGAATACCGGGCGAAGGGTTATGCCAGCCTGTTGTTGTATCATATCCGGGAGATAGCGAGGGAGGAAGGTTTTTCCGCTGTAACGCTGGACTCGGGCCATGGTCTGTGGCCGGCACACCGGTTGTATCACGAACAGGGCTTTTATATTTCAGCGCATCATTTTACGCAGAAGATATCATAA
- a CDS encoding TonB-dependent receptor: MLRFLSGAALLCLALSNLNAQTPESTPVKVTGKVADAVNGKPVEYASVVLLQQTDSSMVTGMYTTPAGTFAFNSVVPGIYVLRITFMGYDKLEKAIRVTAGKNAFAGTLHLQAAGKVLNAVEIKAEKPAFSMQIDRQVFDAGSMINAEGGTGTDILKNIPSVDVDIDDNVTLRGKSVTIYVDGKPSPFGDAKTALQMIPAESIDRVEVINNPSAKFEAQGGGGIINIVLKKDKAIGYNVMFNAGVATRGQVNGSANASLRMRRFNFFGNYNGRYESIGGSGYSSRQNLVPDSSHTTFFSQDSRNNNRNGNNGGRFGFDYFLDDHNTFTIAEGINHNFGKNEDNIFLNYLNENHETIRDGNRNNTSRNDGYNNNTSLNYKHTFRKPNQELTAYVSYSGNRSASNSDYHTQYRKAGVDTLANPNWQQNTGKNGNRFWNIQSDYTMPFGKKGKLEAGVKSTLRHISNDYTAMLYNWDLQTFRKSNQLSNQYDYEEDIHAGYLNFANAFGNLGYQVGIRAEQSYLKGYSFTRDTTVDNKFFNLFPSMFLKYNMPKNQNQSLVFNYSTRIDRPNFDQLLPYFNNSDPQNIRIGNPELKPALSHKFEMSYSVYYPKSNNYFSTSTYYAQTNDNIDRISTLDTVTGVTTTKPMNLATQQNIGGNVSYSLNLFKWWKVNANLNLEYNKLTSVTVSNENFSYGLNANTQFRLPSRYSIELSGHYRSPRIQPQGTFRAMNGIDLGVRKEVLKNKALVIALNISDLLNTQQYSSHYETPVFIQDYERKRATRFIRINVRYRFGKMDPNLFKKKKVQPEEEEKQEEKEEEKPKEKGRL; this comes from the coding sequence ATGCTAAGATTTCTTTCAGGGGCAGCCCTGCTATGCCTCGCCTTGTCTAACCTGAACGCACAAACGCCGGAATCCACTCCTGTGAAAGTAACCGGTAAAGTAGCGGATGCAGTCAACGGGAAACCCGTGGAATATGCCTCCGTGGTATTACTGCAGCAAACCGATTCTTCTATGGTCACCGGCATGTACACCACACCGGCGGGCACCTTCGCCTTCAACAGTGTTGTACCGGGCATATATGTGCTCCGTATCACTTTTATGGGCTATGACAAACTGGAAAAAGCCATCCGGGTAACAGCCGGCAAAAATGCTTTTGCCGGTACCCTGCATCTGCAGGCAGCTGGTAAAGTGCTGAATGCAGTAGAGATAAAAGCGGAAAAACCCGCCTTCTCCATGCAGATAGACCGCCAGGTGTTTGATGCCGGCAGCATGATCAATGCAGAAGGCGGTACCGGTACCGATATTCTCAAAAACATACCCAGCGTAGATGTAGATATAGACGACAACGTAACCCTTCGGGGCAAAAGTGTTACCATCTACGTGGATGGCAAACCCTCTCCTTTTGGTGATGCTAAAACAGCCCTGCAGATGATTCCGGCAGAAAGTATCGACCGCGTGGAAGTGATCAACAACCCTTCTGCCAAATTCGAAGCCCAGGGCGGTGGAGGCATTATCAATATCGTTCTGAAAAAAGATAAAGCTATCGGCTACAACGTGATGTTTAACGCCGGTGTGGCTACCCGCGGACAGGTCAACGGTAGCGCCAACGCCAGCCTGCGTATGCGCCGCTTCAACTTCTTCGGCAACTACAACGGCCGCTACGAATCCATCGGCGGCAGCGGATACAGCTCCCGGCAAAACCTCGTTCCCGACAGCAGCCACACCACCTTTTTCTCCCAGGACAGCCGTAACAACAACCGCAATGGCAACAACGGCGGCCGCTTCGGCTTCGACTATTTCCTCGATGACCACAATACCTTCACCATCGCAGAAGGTATCAACCATAACTTCGGCAAAAACGAAGACAATATCTTCCTGAATTATCTCAATGAAAACCACGAAACCATCCGCGACGGCAACCGCAACAATACCAGCCGCAACGATGGTTATAACAACAATACCAGCCTGAACTACAAACATACTTTCAGGAAGCCCAACCAGGAGCTGACTGCCTATGTCAGCTACAGTGGCAACCGTTCTGCCAGCAACAGCGACTACCACACCCAGTACCGCAAAGCAGGTGTTGATACGCTCGCTAATCCCAACTGGCAGCAGAATACCGGCAAAAATGGCAACCGCTTCTGGAACATACAGTCAGACTATACCATGCCTTTCGGCAAAAAAGGCAAGCTGGAAGCCGGCGTCAAAAGCACCCTGCGGCATATCAGTAACGACTATACGGCCATGCTCTACAACTGGGACCTCCAGACATTCAGAAAAAGTAATCAGCTGTCCAACCAGTACGATTACGAAGAAGATATTCATGCGGGCTACCTCAACTTTGCCAATGCCTTTGGTAATCTGGGCTACCAGGTAGGTATCAGGGCCGAACAGTCCTATCTTAAAGGTTATTCCTTTACCCGGGACACAACGGTAGACAACAAATTCTTCAACCTGTTTCCCAGCATGTTCCTTAAATACAACATGCCTAAAAACCAGAACCAGAGCCTGGTATTCAACTATTCCACCCGTATAGACCGGCCCAACTTTGATCAACTGCTGCCCTACTTCAACAACTCCGATCCGCAGAACATCCGTATTGGCAATCCCGAGCTGAAACCGGCGTTGTCGCATAAGTTTGAAATGAGTTATTCCGTCTATTATCCTAAGTCCAACAACTATTTCAGCACCAGTACCTACTATGCGCAGACCAACGACAATATAGACCGTATCAGTACCCTGGACACTGTTACCGGCGTCACTACCACCAAACCCATGAACCTCGCCACCCAGCAAAATATCGGAGGCAATGTATCGTACAGCCTTAATCTGTTTAAATGGTGGAAAGTGAATGCCAACCTGAACCTGGAGTATAACAAACTCACCAGTGTTACTGTCAGCAATGAAAATTTCAGCTATGGACTCAATGCCAACACACAGTTCCGCCTGCCTTCCCGGTACAGTATCGAGTTGAGTGGTCATTACCGTTCGCCACGGATACAGCCGCAGGGCACCTTCCGGGCTATGAACGGCATAGACCTGGGTGTAAGGAAGGAAGTACTGAAAAATAAGGCGCTGGTGATTGCCCTCAATATTTCAGACCTGCTGAATACACAGCAGTACAGTTCCCATTATGAAACACCGGTGTTTATTCAGGATTATGAGCGTAAGCGTGCCACCCGTTTCATCCGTATTAATGTGCGGTACCGCTTTGGTAAAATGGACCCTAATCTGTTTAAGAAAAAGAAAGTGCAGCCCGAAGAAGAAGAGAAGCAGGAAGAGAAAGAAGAGGAAAAACCTAAAGAAAAAGGAAGGTTGTAA
- a CDS encoding phospho-sugar mutase has protein sequence MDINIQNRVSQWLNGNYDAETVATLKKMQEGNPDDLNDAFYRNLEFGTGGLRGIMGVGTNRMNKYTVGMATQGFANYLKQTFSGEVKVAIAHDSRNNSRFFAETVANVFAANGIKVFLFESLRPTPELSFTIRHLQCQGGVVLTASHNPKEYNGYKAYWNDGAQLIPPHDKNVIREVENISSPDEVKWSGGEANITLIGKEVDEAYLRELQSLSINPDIIKQQHDLKIVYTPIHGTGITMVPEILQRFGFTNVNIVEEQSTPDGNFPTVVYPNPEESEAMNLGLKKAKELDADILLGTDPDSDRVGIAVKDLKGQWVLLNGNQTGVLLFNYIVEGRRRKGLQRPSDFIAKTVVTSDLIDVFAAQNDINCYNTLTGFKWIADLIRRKEPNETFVCGGEESYGYMIGNNVRDKDAVSSVAMICEMAAYARSQGKSLFELLVNIYMQYGYYKEHLISITKKGMKGAEEIAEMMRGYRENSPATINGSPVVTLYDYQLQQIKDIKTGEIKALDLPKSNVLQFVLADGSKISARPSGTEPKIKFYFSVNAPLNGASSFDAVTADLDKKIEGIIADMHLK, from the coding sequence ATGGATATAAATATTCAAAACAGAGTATCGCAATGGCTTAACGGTAACTATGACGCCGAAACAGTGGCCACGCTGAAAAAGATGCAGGAAGGTAACCCCGATGACCTCAATGATGCTTTTTATCGTAATCTCGAGTTTGGTACTGGTGGATTAAGAGGAATTATGGGCGTAGGTACCAACCGTATGAACAAATATACTGTCGGGATGGCCACCCAGGGCTTTGCCAACTACCTGAAACAGACCTTTAGCGGAGAAGTGAAGGTAGCCATCGCCCATGACAGCCGCAACAATTCCCGCTTTTTTGCGGAAACAGTGGCCAATGTATTTGCTGCCAACGGCATCAAAGTATTTCTGTTTGAAAGCCTCCGCCCGACGCCGGAGCTCTCTTTCACCATCCGCCATCTGCAATGCCAGGGCGGCGTGGTACTCACCGCCTCTCACAACCCCAAAGAATACAACGGCTACAAAGCCTACTGGAACGATGGGGCACAGCTGATTCCTCCCCACGATAAAAATGTAATCCGGGAAGTGGAAAACATCTCCTCCCCCGACGAAGTGAAATGGAGCGGCGGAGAAGCCAATATCACCCTCATCGGTAAAGAAGTAGACGAAGCCTACCTCAGGGAACTGCAAAGCCTGTCTATCAATCCCGATATTATCAAACAACAGCACGACCTTAAAATCGTTTATACGCCTATCCATGGCACCGGTATCACCATGGTACCGGAAATACTGCAGCGCTTCGGCTTCACCAATGTCAACATTGTGGAAGAACAGTCTACACCCGATGGTAACTTCCCCACCGTTGTGTATCCCAACCCCGAAGAGTCTGAAGCCATGAACCTGGGCCTTAAAAAAGCCAAAGAACTCGACGCTGATATCCTCCTGGGTACCGACCCTGACTCTGACCGTGTAGGCATTGCCGTTAAAGACCTGAAAGGCCAGTGGGTACTGCTCAACGGTAACCAGACCGGCGTACTGCTGTTCAACTACATCGTGGAAGGCCGCCGTCGCAAAGGCTTACAACGCCCCAGCGACTTTATCGCCAAAACCGTGGTAACCTCCGATCTGATCGATGTATTTGCGGCCCAAAACGATATCAACTGCTATAACACCCTCACCGGTTTTAAATGGATCGCAGACCTCATCCGCCGCAAAGAACCTAACGAAACCTTTGTATGTGGCGGTGAAGAGTCTTACGGCTATATGATCGGCAACAATGTCCGTGATAAAGACGCTGTTTCCTCTGTGGCCATGATCTGCGAAATGGCGGCCTATGCACGCAGCCAGGGCAAATCCCTGTTTGAGCTGCTGGTCAACATTTACATGCAATACGGCTACTATAAAGAACACCTGATCTCCATCACCAAAAAAGGTATGAAAGGAGCAGAGGAAATAGCAGAGATGATGCGCGGCTACCGCGAAAACTCACCCGCTACCATCAATGGTTCTCCGGTAGTGACCCTGTATGATTACCAGCTACAACAGATAAAAGACATCAAAACAGGTGAAATCAAAGCGCTGGATCTGCCCAAATCCAACGTGCTGCAGTTTGTGCTGGCCGACGGTAGCAAAATATCCGCCCGTCCTTCCGGTACCGAACCCAAGATCAAATTTTACTTCAGCGTTAATGCGCCGCTCAATGGCGCTTCCAGCTTTGATGCCGTAACTGCCGATCTCGATAAAAAGATCGAAGGCATCATCGCGGATATGCACCTGAAATAA
- a CDS encoding outer membrane beta-barrel family protein yields MKKRYLFLAGILMWQIQTFAQAPANGRPSAAQNAPNGKNRPDMPQIGRLYGKLIDASNGKPIPYASVALLRQRDSSVVTGMLTKTNGEFNLEGLPFGPLIVRINFMGYTGLQKKLTITPQTIEQDLGNIKMQPNVKTLQSVEITGQKSAFTMGIDKKVFNVDRNLTSVGGTATDVLKNIPSVNVDLDGNVSVRNAAPNIFVDGKPSTLTLDQIPADAIESVELVTNPSARYDAEGMSGILNIVLKKNKKAGFNGSVQGGIGTGNKYNGGGNINIRQGKFNVFANYNINANQTWGEGTTSRSNFRSGAVADTNYLLQNSNSKSKPLFQFGRFGLDYSLDNRNTISLSQNIVAGNFNNYEDLLSTFSDTHHNITGKSDRQNNNKFGFHNYTTALGFKHTYAKPNKEWSADFNYNRSTNNRNGDYITQALNPQGIALGQPMFQTNNTAGKTTFITIQTDYTNPVGKNGKLEAGAKVTLRDYTSDYEVFDKDTLNNAMVPNTMLSTAYKYNEEIYAGYANFSNTMGNFGYQAGLRVEQYVYAGENQGVHYKPTKAVPGFFPSIYLSQKLKKDQELQLNYSRRVNRPNFFQLIPYRDYSDPQNQREGNPNLKPEYTNSMEFSYVKNWKNSNLLASVYFRNTNNMISTITTPIGADTLLTQFINANRSNSYGAEITMKNQVVKGWDLTSNVNLYQTDMKVSTKDQHFNNSGFSWLAKINSETKLPANFTVQISGTYQAPTIALPSSGGGGGGGGRGGGGGGFMMIPSSSQGTIKGFSTVDVAVRKDFLKNKAASLTLSLSDVFNTRQYELNQATPAFTQDYIRKRESRILKLNFSYRFGKFDTALFKKKKSQNNNDMQMGDPMQSF; encoded by the coding sequence ATGAAAAAACGCTACCTGTTTCTTGCAGGCATTTTAATGTGGCAAATACAGACCTTTGCCCAGGCTCCTGCAAACGGAAGACCATCAGCCGCGCAAAACGCGCCCAATGGGAAAAACCGACCTGATATGCCTCAAATAGGCAGACTTTACGGTAAACTCATCGATGCTTCCAACGGCAAACCCATTCCTTACGCCTCCGTAGCCCTGCTGCGGCAACGTGACTCCTCCGTGGTAACCGGCATGCTCACCAAAACAAACGGCGAATTTAACCTGGAAGGCCTCCCTTTCGGCCCTTTAATTGTCCGCATCAACTTCATGGGCTATACCGGACTGCAGAAAAAATTGACCATCACACCACAGACCATCGAACAGGACCTGGGCAACATTAAAATGCAGCCCAACGTGAAAACACTGCAAAGCGTGGAAATAACCGGTCAGAAAAGCGCCTTTACCATGGGCATCGACAAAAAGGTGTTCAACGTAGACCGTAACCTCACCAGCGTAGGCGGCACGGCCACCGACGTACTCAAAAATATTCCTTCCGTCAACGTGGACCTCGACGGCAACGTCAGCGTACGCAATGCGGCTCCCAACATCTTTGTAGACGGCAAACCCTCTACCCTCACCCTCGACCAGATCCCCGCAGACGCCATCGAAAGCGTGGAACTGGTTACCAATCCCTCCGCACGATATGACGCGGAAGGCATGTCCGGTATCCTCAACATTGTACTCAAGAAAAACAAAAAAGCCGGCTTTAACGGCTCCGTACAAGGCGGTATCGGTACCGGCAACAAATACAACGGCGGTGGCAATATCAACATCCGCCAGGGTAAATTCAATGTGTTTGCCAACTACAACATCAACGCCAACCAAACCTGGGGCGAAGGCACTACTTCCCGCAGCAACTTCAGAAGCGGCGCCGTGGCCGACACCAACTACCTGCTGCAAAACAGCAACAGCAAAAGCAAACCGCTGTTCCAGTTTGGCCGCTTCGGTCTCGACTACTCCCTGGACAACCGCAATACCATCTCCCTGTCACAAAATATTGTAGCTGGTAACTTCAACAACTATGAAGACCTGCTCAGCACTTTTTCTGACACACATCATAACATCACTGGTAAAAGTGATCGCCAGAACAATAACAAGTTCGGCTTCCACAACTATACCACCGCACTGGGTTTTAAGCATACATATGCCAAACCCAACAAAGAATGGTCTGCCGATTTTAACTACAACAGAAGCACCAACAACCGCAACGGTGACTACATCACCCAGGCTCTGAATCCCCAGGGTATTGCATTAGGACAGCCGATGTTCCAGACCAACAATACAGCCGGCAAAACCACTTTCATCACCATACAAACAGATTACACCAATCCGGTAGGTAAAAACGGTAAACTGGAAGCTGGCGCTAAAGTCACGCTGCGCGACTATACCAGCGATTATGAGGTATTCGATAAAGACACCCTCAACAATGCGATGGTGCCTAATACCATGCTGTCTACCGCCTACAAATACAACGAAGAGATTTATGCCGGCTACGCCAATTTCTCCAATACCATGGGCAATTTTGGCTACCAGGCAGGTCTGCGTGTCGAACAATACGTATATGCCGGAGAAAACCAGGGCGTTCATTACAAGCCTACCAAAGCTGTTCCCGGTTTCTTCCCCAGCATATATCTCTCCCAGAAACTGAAGAAAGATCAGGAGCTGCAACTTAATTACTCCCGCCGGGTAAACAGGCCCAACTTCTTCCAGCTGATCCCCTATCGCGACTACAGCGATCCGCAGAACCAGCGGGAAGGCAATCCCAACCTGAAGCCGGAGTATACCAACAGTATGGAGTTTTCCTATGTGAAAAACTGGAAAAACAGTAACCTCCTCGCCAGCGTTTATTTCCGTAATACCAACAATATGATCTCCACCATTACCACGCCTATTGGTGCAGACACACTGTTGACACAGTTTATCAACGCCAACAGAAGCAACTCCTACGGTGCCGAGATCACCATGAAAAATCAGGTGGTAAAGGGATGGGACCTCACTTCCAATGTGAACCTGTACCAGACCGATATGAAAGTCAGCACCAAAGACCAGCATTTCAACAACAGTGGTTTCAGCTGGCTGGCGAAGATCAATTCAGAAACAAAACTGCCGGCTAATTTCACCGTACAGATCAGCGGTACTTATCAGGCGCCTACCATTGCACTGCCCTCTTCCGGCGGTGGAGGCGGTGGTGGTGGCCGCGGTGGCGGAGGCGGTGGTTTCATGATGATACCCAGCTCCTCACAAGGTACTATCAAAGGTTTCAGCACTGTAGATGTAGCCGTCCGCAAAGACTTCCTGAAAAATAAAGCGGCATCGCTCACCCTCAGCCTGTCTGATGTTTTCAACACCCGTCAGTATGAGCTGAACCAGGCCACACCAGCTTTTACACAGGATTATATCCGTAAAAGAGAATCCCGTATCCTGAAGCTCAACTTCAGCTACCGCTTTGGTAAGTTTGATACAGCCTTGTTCAAAAAGAAAAAATCACAAAACAACAACGACATGCAGATGGGTGACCCTATGCAGAGTTTCTAA